ACTCTCCCTAAAGCGTTTCGAGTGTGCCCACAATTTCTGACGATCAGGAAGATTTTCTTTGATCACTGGAACCTGCTTAAAATTCTGAATCCATGCTTGCAATCGAGGGAACGTGGTGGAATTCAGCAATTTTGTGCCTACGGCTTCTTCTATGCCCTCAAACCAGTAAGCCAGCCAACCAAATGCTATGTCCACCAGTCCTATAGCTTCCCCTCCGAAAAACTTCTTATCCCCAAGGCTTTGCTCTTCTATGATTTTCAGTATTTCCACTGTTTCTTTTATGGCCTTCTCTTGCTCTTCCCCAGCAGCAGAtttaaagaattgaaaaaaagtGGCATTCTAGAAGAAATTAAGCAACaagtatatatatttagaaTGAACTGTTGAAAAACAACAGTAAGGTGAtctcaaatatcaataaaaattgaagttaattattaaattaattaaaagaggaaaaaaaaagatttaaaaagcctacaaattcttttcattttaatcaTAGGTATTAATCGAAGATTTCAATTTAATTCATCTTTCCCCTCCTAATTCCTTACTGCAAGACCTAGACAGGGTTAGAGAAATTTGATAGAGTTAAAGAATGCTTAAAAGTATCATGGCTTATTTTGTCTGATCACTTAAATAAAATTCTACATATAGCTTAGGAATTTATTAGTGAATACTTTCACAAATGACTGAAAACAAGAAATGGGTTATGAAAGCTAGATGGAGAGCTTTCAAATATTTCAGGTCTGTAAAAGATTCGGAAATTAAATCATAGGAATTGATAATGAAAGCAAGATTAGTGAGTTAAACCTACCTTTGATTCTCCAAAATTGATCCAAAACCGAGCCATGGCTCTCTCATAAGCATCTGTCGGCAGCAGTGGATTCTCCGGCCATGTTTCTTCAATGTATTCGAGGATTACAAGGGACTCGGCTACTGCTCTGTCACCATGAAGAAGCACCGGAACCTTCTTGTGAACTGGATTGTGGTGTAACAACAACTGGCTCTTGCTACGAAGGTCTTCCTCAATATACTCATAGTTTATGCCCTTGAGTTTTAGGGTCCATATCACCCTGTAAGCAAAAGAGCTTGCCCAAAACCCTAATAGCTTCACTCCTGCCATTGTTTTCTATTATGCCAGCTCAATTTGCTTGGGGATGAGTTTCAAATCTTTAAACTTGGAGGAAGATGTGATCCTTTCTCTTCAACCAAGGATTTCAGCCTGTGTAAGGAGGattattcatttaattagatctgtaataatatttatgtatgaaggggtattttcaaattaagaatCTTCACAATGCCCTTAGCTAAGACTatattaattgttattattttctattaacatga
This region of Vitis vinifera cultivar Pinot Noir 40024 chromosome 5, ASM3070453v1 genomic DNA includes:
- the LOC100244144 gene encoding glutathione transferase GST 23, with amino-acid sequence MAGVKLLGFWASSFAYRVIWTLKLKGINYEYIEEDLRSKSQLLLHHNPVHKKVPVLLHGDRAVAESLVILEYIEETWPENPLLPTDAYERAMARFWINFGESKNATFFQFFKSAAGEEQEKAIKETVEILKIIEEQSLGDKKFFGGEAIGLVDIAFGWLAYWFEGIEEAVGTKLLNSTTFPRLQAWIQNFKQVPVIKENLPDRQKLWAHSKRFRESLIQ